In the genome of Thermus caldifontis, the window TGCAAACCCGGGAGGAGGGCCTTTTCCTCTATGGCTTCCCCGATGAGGAAAGCCTCCTCCTCTTTGAGCTGCTCCTTTCCGTTAGCGGGGTGGGGCCCAAGGTGGCCCTCTCCCTCCTCTCCGCCCTCACCCCCAGGCTGTTGGCCCAGGCCCTGGCCCAGGGGGACCTGCGCCTCCTCACCGCGGCCAGCGGGGTGGGTAAGCGGCTTGCCGAGCGCATCGCCCTGGAACTTAAGGGCAAGGTGCCGCCCCATCTCCAGACCGGGGAGAAGGTGGAAAGCCAAAGGGCGGAGGAGGCCATCCTGGCCCTCACCGCCTTGGGGTTCAAGGAGGGCCAGGCCCGCAGCGTGGTCCTGGACCTCCTGGCGCAACGGCCCCAGGCCCAGGCCCAGGAGCTCATCAAGGAGGCCTTGAAGCGGCTCCGCTAGATCTTCCGAGCCACCCCAGCTCTAGCGCTTTTCCAAGCGGGCGATGAGGGCCTTTAGATCCTCCTGCGCCCGCCCTTGGCGGAAGGGGTTGAAGGGCTCTCCCCGGAGGAGGGCCTGGAAGGCCCCACCCCCCGGTCCCTGTCCCGGAGGCCGTTGACCCTGTCCATCCCCTTGAGGCGGGCCTTGGCGGTTCTGGCGCGCCCTTTGCATTTCCAGCCTGCGGGTGTCCAGCCATTTGAGCTGGGCTGGGGTGAGAATCTTGTCCTCTATTTCCGCCATAATCTTTTCCGCTTCCGCAGGCTTAAGGTCGGGAAGGGTTTGCAACCTCTTAAGGAGGGGCAAAAGCCTCTGGGCCTGCGCCTTGGTGAAGGAAAGCCCCTTCTGCCCATCCATCTCCAGGAGGAGGCGCACCGTGCTGGAAAGCTCAAAAACGGACTGGTACGCCTGCAACCTCTGCCGCACCGCCGGGTCCAGGTTCCCAGGCCCCTGGGCCTGGGCCAAGACCAGCCCCAAAAGCAGGGTTAGCCCAAAGCCGATCGAGTAAATCCTCTGTCCCACGCCGCACCTCCTACTCGTACCGCAAGGCCTCCACCGGATCCAGGCGGGCTGCCCGCCACGCGGGATAGAGGCCAAAGAAAACCCCCACGAAGACGGCAAAGAGGAAAGCCACGGCTGCGCTAAGTGGCGAGAACACCGGGCTTACCCCTATGGCCTGGCCCACAAACCGGGCCATGAGGAGGCCTAGCCCCACCCCTAAAATCCCTCCCCCCACAGAAAGGATCACGGACTCTGCCAAAAACTGGGCCAGGATGTCCTTTGGCCTGGCCCCCAGGGCCTTGCGCACCCCGATCTCCCGGGTGCGCTCCGTGACGGATACCAGCATGATGTTCATGATGCCGATCCCTCCCACCAGAAGGCTGATGGCCGCTACCCCCCCTAGGAAAAGGGTCATGACCAGGGTGGTCTGGTTCACGCTCTGCAGGGCGTCCTGCTGGTTGGTAATGGAGAAGTCGTAGGTACTGGGGTCCACCAGGCCCCGGCGCTCCGCCAGGAACTGGGTGAGCCGTTCTTGAAGTTCCTTGAGGCGATGGCGGTCCGCCCCTTGCACGTAAATAGCATTTACCTTGGGCTCCCCCGCCTCGAGGCGGGCCAGGCGTTGCAGGTAGGTGGAAAGGGGCACGAAAACCTGGTAGTTAAGGCTAGTAAAGCCCTGGTCCCCCTTGTCGGGCAAGACCCCCACCACGGTGAAGGGGATCCCGCCGATGCGCAGGCGCTGGCCCAAGGGATCCTCACCCCCGAAGAGATCCTGAGCGATGCCGTAGCCGATCACCGCCACCCGCCGCCTTTGATCCACATCCTCTTGTGTAAAAAAGCTTCCCCTCTCCGGCTCGGCGTTGCGCACCTGTGCAAAATCGGGCCATGTACCCACCACGATGGCCCTGAGGTTGTTCGCTCCGTATTTGAGCTGGAAGTTTCCCTGGGCCACGGGGGCCACCCCCACCACCTCCTGAGGAAAGGCCTCCCGGATGGCATAGGCGTCGGAAAGGGGAATGGTAGCCGACCCACCAAGGCGCACCAGCCCACCCCCCGGGCCCATTCGCCCCTGGGCGGGACCCACGGTGAGGAGGTTGGTGCCCAATCCTTCCAAAAGGGAGGTGATCCTTTGGGTGGTTCCCTGCCCCACCATGGTGAGGGCCACCACCGCCGCCACCCCGATCACCACCCCCAAAGCGGTGAGGGCAGAGCGCAAGGGGTTGGTGACTATGGCCCCCAAGGCGATGCGCGCCACTTCTCCCAAGGAGAGCCCCACCCTTCCCCGCCGGCCAGCTCCTTTCCCAGGCTCAGCCGCCACCACCCTAACCCCTCCTTTCATCGGCCACGATCTCCCCATCCCGCACCCGCACGATGCGCCGGGTCTTCTCCGCCACCATGGGCTCGTGGGTAACGACGACCACCGTGGTCCCCTCGCGGTTAAGCTCCTGGAAAAGGGCCATGATCTCCTCTCCCGTCTTGGTGTCCAAGGCCCCGGTGGGCTCGTCGGCTAGAAGAAGAGGGGGGTTCAGGGCCAGGGCCCGGGCGATGGCCACCCGCTGGCGCTCTCCCCCGGAAAGCTGGTTGGGGAGGTTCTTGGCCTTGTCCAATAGCCCCACCCGTTCCAAGAGGGCCAGGGCCCGCCGGCGCCGCTCCCCTAGAGGCATGCCCGCATAGGCCAAGGGCACCTCCACGTTCTCCACCGCCGAAAGCCGGGGCAGGAGGAAGAAGGCCTGGAAGACGAAGCCCAAAAACCGATTACGCAGATAGGCCCGCTCCTCCTCGGAAAGGGTGGAAGTGGGTTTACCCAAAAGGAGGTACTCCCCCTCTGTGGGGCGGTCCAAAAGACCAAGGAGGTGAAGCAGCGTGCTCTTGCCGCTTCCCGAAGGCCCCATGATGGAAAGCATCTCCCCTTCCTCCACCCTGAGGTCCACGCCCCTCAGAGCGGGAAAGGAAACCCCGCCGCTTTGGTACACCTTTTTCACCCCCTTAAGCTCCAGGAGCACCGTTACCTCCCAAAGCCCGGGAGGGGAACCGGGGAAGGGGATGAGGGAGTACGGGGGGTCTGGGATGCACCCCCAGCCTTGGGCAGAATCACCTGGTCCCCCTCCTTCAACCCCTCTAACACCGCCACCATCCGGGCATCCTCCGGCCCCAGGGTCACCCGCACGGTGTCCGTGGAGCCATCGGGAAGAAGGACGTTCACGTAGGCCCGGCCCCGCACCCGCTCCACCGCCCGCTTGGGAACCACCAAAACCCCCCGGGCCTCCTCCACCACGATCTCCCCGTCGGCGCTCATGCCTGGGCGCAAGCGCTCATCGTAAGGTAGGCGCACGGTCACCTTGAAGACGGGGATATTGTTCACCACCTGGCCCTGGGGGCCAATGGCCTCCACCTGGCCCATGAAGGTTTCTCCTGGCAGCCCCTCTAGGGTCACGTTCACCTTCTGCCCTACCTGGACCTTGGCGATCTCCGTTTCATCCACCTCCAGGGCCAAGGTGTATGTGGAAAGGTCACCCAGGGTGAGGAGTGGAGTATTCGGACCCACCTGCGCCCCGGCGCTTGCGGAAACCGAAAGCACCACTCCGGCCAAGGGGGCACGGACCCGGGTCTTTTCCAGGTTGGACCGGGCTTCCTCCAGGGCCAGACGGGCTTGGGCTAAAGCCGCCTCCTGGGCCTTGAGGTCCTCTTGCAACTGGGCTTGGCGCAGGCGCAGGCTTTCCCGTTGGGCCTCGAGGCCAGCCCGGGTGTTTTCCAAAGTGCGCAGGGCGTTGGCGTAGGCGGCTTCCGCCTCCAAAAGTGCCTGGCGGCT includes:
- a CDS encoding ABC transporter permease, which encodes MVAAEPGKGAGRRGRVGLSLGEVARIALGAIVTNPLRSALTALGVVIGVAAVVALTMVGQGTTQRITSLLEGLGTNLLTVGPAQGRMGPGGGLVRLGGSATIPLSDAYAIREAFPQEVVGVAPVAQGNFQLKYGANNLRAIVVGTWPDFAQVRNAEPERGSFFTQEDVDQRRRVAVIGYGIAQDLFGGEDPLGQRLRIGGIPFTVVGVLPDKGDQGFTSLNYQVFVPLSTYLQRLARLEAGEPKVNAIYVQGADRHRLKELQERLTQFLAERRGLVDPSTYDFSITNQQDALQSVNQTTLVMTLFLGGVAAISLLVGGIGIMNIMLVSVTERTREIGVRKALGARPKDILAQFLAESVILSVGGGILGVGLGLLMARFVGQAIGVSPVFSPLSAAVAFLFAVFVGVFFGLYPAWRAARLDPVEALRYE
- the ruvA gene encoding Holliday junction branch migration protein RuvA, coding for MIRYLKGTVLQKGEGGFLLLVGGVGFWVQAPETFLHTLKEGQEVAVHTHLQTREEGLFLYGFPDEESLLLFELLLSVSGVGPKVALSLLSALTPRLLAQALAQGDLRLLTAASGVGKRLAERIALELKGKVPPHLQTGEKVESQRAEEAILALTALGFKEGQARSVVLDLLAQRPQAQAQELIKEALKRLR
- a CDS encoding efflux RND transporter periplasmic adaptor subunit, which encodes MRRWLLLALGLLLGIGGYLLLRPKGPSRVQEVPEVYTVARGEVRVTVAGSGRLAPWQTLEVRPEVQGTLLSVVDEGKEVKEGEVVAELDPAPFRRALEQAQADLQRAQANLANTRIQGESSLASLRASVKSAEVAHANAQASLETARRNLEATQLLYQAGGASRQALLEAEAAYANALRTLENTRAGLEAQRESLRLRQAQLQEDLKAQEAALAQARLALEEARSNLEKTRVRAPLAGVVLSVSASAGAQVGPNTPLLTLGDLSTYTLALEVDETEIAKVQVGQKVNVTLEGLPGETFMGQVEAIGPQGQVVNNIPVFKVTVRLPYDERLRPGMSADGEIVVEEARGVLVVPKRAVERVRGRAYVNVLLPDGSTDTVRVTLGPEDARMVAVLEGLKEGDQVILPKAGGASQTPRTPSSPSPVPLPGFGR
- a CDS encoding ABC transporter ATP-binding protein translates to MLLELKGVKKVYQSGGVSFPALRGVDLRVEEGEMLSIMGPSGSGKSTLLHLLGLLDRPTEGEYLLLGKPTSTLSEEERAYLRNRFLGFVFQAFFLLPRLSAVENVEVPLAYAGMPLGERRRRALALLERVGLLDKAKNLPNQLSGGERQRVAIARALALNPPLLLADEPTGALDTKTGEEIMALFQELNREGTTVVVVTHEPMVAEKTRRIVRVRDGEIVADERRG